A DNA window from Stutzerimonas stutzeri contains the following coding sequences:
- a CDS encoding sensor domain-containing phosphodiesterase yields MLGHLDSADDRRDPVAMLARLEAGNLSIGTMLCEALHAVRSYLGMEVAFVAEFSEGARVFRHVDGRIEHLTLCVGDSGPLEDSYCQRVVDGRLPELIHDATQLAEALLLPVTTELPIGAHLSVPIRFSDGVLYGTFCCFSTQPNDSLDERDLNTLRLFAAFAGRLLESQTKSQQALKDKRNRIEAILAERSYRVVYQPIVHLVENRIVGHEALARFSVEPQRTPDKWFAEAGQVGLQQDLEVALIEEALLGFDQLPADNYLSLNVSPDTILAGALDEVLAGRPLARLMLEVTEHASVQDYSLLAEALEPLRSKGLRLAVDDAGAGYASFRHILKLKPDVIKLDSSLIRNVDSDTGCRALAAALIRFADETGCKVVAEGVETQEELAMLRRLEVNKAQGYLLGRPMPLSAWVA; encoded by the coding sequence ATGCTCGGACACCTAGATTCGGCTGACGACAGGCGAGACCCAGTGGCGATGCTGGCGAGGCTGGAGGCCGGCAATCTGTCGATCGGCACGATGCTCTGCGAGGCTCTGCATGCGGTGCGCAGCTACCTGGGAATGGAGGTGGCCTTCGTTGCCGAGTTCAGCGAGGGTGCTCGTGTGTTCCGGCATGTCGACGGCCGGATAGAACACCTTACCCTCTGCGTTGGTGACTCCGGTCCATTGGAGGACAGCTACTGCCAGCGCGTCGTCGATGGACGCCTGCCCGAGCTGATCCACGATGCCACGCAGCTTGCCGAGGCATTGCTCCTTCCGGTTACTACCGAGCTGCCGATAGGTGCGCACCTAAGCGTGCCCATTCGTTTCAGCGATGGTGTGCTTTACGGCACCTTCTGTTGTTTCAGCACGCAACCGAACGACTCCCTTGATGAGCGCGACCTGAACACCCTGCGGCTGTTCGCCGCCTTTGCCGGGCGCCTGTTGGAATCCCAGACGAAAAGTCAGCAGGCCCTCAAGGACAAGCGCAACCGCATCGAGGCCATCCTCGCCGAGCGCAGCTACCGAGTCGTCTACCAGCCCATCGTGCACCTGGTGGAGAACCGAATCGTCGGTCATGAAGCGCTGGCTCGTTTCAGCGTCGAGCCGCAGCGCACACCGGACAAATGGTTCGCCGAGGCGGGACAGGTCGGACTGCAGCAAGACCTGGAGGTGGCACTGATCGAGGAAGCACTGCTGGGCTTCGATCAGTTGCCGGCCGATAACTACCTGTCACTCAACGTTTCGCCGGACACCATACTCGCTGGTGCACTGGACGAGGTGCTTGCTGGTCGGCCACTGGCGCGCCTGATGCTCGAGGTGACTGAGCATGCATCCGTACAGGACTATTCCCTGCTGGCTGAGGCGCTGGAGCCGCTGCGCAGCAAGGGGCTGCGCCTGGCCGTGGATGATGCCGGAGCCGGCTATGCGAGCTTCCGCCACATCCTCAAGCTCAAGCCGGATGTGATCAAGCTCGACAGCAGCCTGATCCGCAATGTCGACAGTGACACCGGCTGCCGTGCGCTCGCCGCGGCGCTGATCCGTTTTGCCGACGAAACCGGCTGCAAAGTCGTCGCGGAGGGCGTCGAAACGCAGGAAGAACTGGCCATGCTGCGGCGTCTGGAGGTGAACAAGGCGCAAGGCTATCTGCTCGGCCGCCCCATGCCGTTGAGCGCCTGGGTTGCATGA
- a CDS encoding efflux transporter outer membrane subunit, producing MKPYGLFTALALGLLCACVPHREPIPQQARLDEIPAQWRLPASASAPIEQWWQRFADPELAALVERALARNTDLLIGAERLEAAREQIRLSRAALLPSLDAVLGIERSQDFGAAGLTRTTAAQPGIQLSYEADLWGRLARLRQVADLQYQASEAEQQTLLLAVAATVAQGYVSLLSLDRQLALTHETVASRQAALHLAEDRARMGYTSELELTQARAEFEAAAQLVPQLEQAIVEQEHALRRLTGDSPGPVARGSLDELHPPAVPGTLPAALLRQRPDLYQAEQQLAASDLFLDSERDRFLPRVQLSASLGRLYVNALDYDPVKVWSLGASVLAPLFDGGRREAGVAVATAERNQAAYAYRAAVLTAFSEVENALSGLDRLASQRSRIEARRKVLTRSLEIAEDRYHGGYSSYLEALDAQRNLFDTQLTEVQLQEARINRLIQLYRALGGGWQAPDDVPAKF from the coding sequence ATGAAACCGTACGGCCTGTTCACCGCCCTGGCGCTCGGGTTGCTATGCGCTTGCGTGCCGCACCGCGAACCGATCCCCCAGCAAGCTCGGCTCGATGAAATACCTGCGCAGTGGCGGCTTCCGGCCAGCGCCTCGGCGCCAATCGAACAGTGGTGGCAGCGCTTCGCCGACCCCGAATTGGCGGCGCTGGTCGAACGTGCCCTGGCGCGCAACACCGACCTGCTGATCGGAGCGGAGCGCCTGGAAGCCGCACGAGAGCAGATCCGCCTGTCTCGCGCGGCCCTGTTGCCGAGCCTGGATGCCGTGCTCGGGATCGAACGCAGCCAGGATTTCGGCGCAGCCGGCCTGACTCGCACGACGGCAGCACAGCCTGGCATTCAGCTCAGCTACGAAGCGGACCTCTGGGGCCGGCTTGCCCGCCTGCGCCAGGTTGCCGACTTGCAGTACCAGGCCTCGGAGGCCGAACAGCAGACCCTGCTTCTAGCCGTCGCCGCCACCGTGGCGCAGGGCTATGTCTCGCTGCTGTCGTTGGACCGCCAGCTCGCGCTGACCCACGAAACCGTGGCGTCGCGCCAAGCGGCACTGCATCTGGCCGAGGATCGGGCACGAATGGGCTACACCTCCGAACTGGAGCTGACCCAGGCCCGCGCCGAGTTCGAAGCCGCGGCGCAGCTGGTGCCGCAACTGGAACAGGCCATCGTCGAGCAGGAGCATGCGCTGCGCCGGCTGACTGGCGACTCACCCGGCCCTGTTGCACGCGGCTCGCTGGACGAGCTGCACCCGCCCGCAGTGCCCGGCACCTTGCCCGCCGCCCTGCTGCGCCAGCGCCCTGACCTTTACCAGGCCGAACAGCAGCTCGCTGCCAGTGACCTGTTCCTCGACAGTGAGCGCGACCGTTTTCTGCCGCGCGTACAGCTGTCCGCGAGCCTCGGCCGCCTCTATGTGAACGCGCTGGACTACGACCCGGTGAAAGTCTGGAGCCTGGGCGCCAGCGTGCTCGCCCCGCTGTTCGATGGCGGACGCCGCGAGGCTGGCGTCGCTGTGGCCACGGCCGAACGCAATCAGGCCGCCTATGCCTACCGAGCGGCCGTGCTGACCGCCTTCAGCGAAGTGGAGAATGCGCTTTCCGGTCTGGATCGCCTCGCCAGCCAGCGCAGCCGGATCGAGGCACGCCGCAAGGTACTCACCCGCTCGCTGGAGATCGCCGAAGACCGCTACCACGGCGGCTACTCGTCCTACCTCGAAGCGCTCGATGCCCAGCGCAACCTGTTCGATACGCAACTGACCGAAGTGCAACTGCAGGAAGCGCGGATCAACCGTCTGATCCAGCTCTATCGCGCTCTGGGTGGTGGCTGGCAGGCACCGGACGATGTGCCTGCCAAGTTCTGA
- a CDS encoding PA2169 family four-helix-bundle protein: MDTKETISVLNDLIETSKDGEKGFLECAEDLRDPQLKSTMNQRSRDCATAASELQQLVRSMGGDPETSTSVSADMHRRWVDLKSMITGKDDEAILNECERGEDVAVKSYRKALEKDLPAEVRSVVERQYQGVQRNHDQVKALRDAARARG; encoded by the coding sequence ATGGATACGAAAGAGACGATTTCAGTACTCAACGATCTGATAGAAACCAGCAAGGACGGCGAGAAGGGCTTCCTCGAATGCGCTGAGGACCTGCGCGATCCACAGCTCAAAAGCACCATGAACCAGCGCTCGCGCGATTGCGCCACCGCTGCGTCCGAGCTGCAACAGCTGGTGCGCTCGATGGGTGGTGATCCGGAAACCAGCACCAGCGTTTCTGCCGACATGCATCGTCGCTGGGTCGACCTCAAGTCGATGATTACCGGTAAGGACGATGAAGCCATTCTCAACGAGTGCGAGCGTGGCGAGGATGTTGCGGTGAAGAGCTACCGCAAGGCGCTGGAAAAAGACCTGCCGGCCGAGGTGCGTAGCGTTGTCGAACGCCAATACCAGGGCGTCCAGCGCAATCACGACCAGGTCAAGGCACTGCGCGACGCCGCACGCGCACGCGGCTGA
- a CDS encoding HlyD family secretion protein encodes MSDARAPDDQTTPATDAGGTPPEPPKTIQPSRRAIVLMSLVALAGVLAILYAWQLWPFSGSQVTTENAYVRGQLTVLAPQVAGYVTEVRVQDFEAVEQGQLLVRIDDRQYRQRVAQRRAERDAARFELENLDQQLAADRATLAVRRADLFAAEAEQARARADERRVDELAERGSVSIRERDQARASARAAAANVRKARAAIEIAEQTLKASDISRGGLEARVQIAEATLRQAEIDLANTEIIAPAAGRVSEVGVRLGQYVSAGSQLLFLVPARLWVIANYKETQTANMRPGQPVTFEVDALDGARLTGRVERLAPATGSEFSVLRPDNATGNFTKVVQRLPVRIAIDPDQPLVERLRPGLSVITHVDTAAQ; translated from the coding sequence ATGAGCGATGCGCGCGCGCCCGACGACCAGACCACGCCAGCCACGGATGCCGGCGGAACCCCGCCCGAACCGCCCAAGACGATCCAGCCGAGTCGCCGCGCGATCGTCCTGATGTCGCTGGTCGCCCTGGCCGGGGTGCTGGCCATTCTCTATGCCTGGCAGCTCTGGCCGTTCTCCGGCAGCCAGGTGACCACCGAGAACGCCTACGTACGCGGCCAGCTCACCGTACTTGCGCCCCAAGTGGCCGGCTACGTCACGGAAGTCCGCGTGCAGGATTTCGAGGCGGTGGAACAGGGCCAGCTGCTGGTGCGCATCGATGATCGTCAGTACCGCCAACGAGTGGCACAACGTCGTGCGGAGCGCGACGCCGCACGTTTCGAACTGGAAAACCTCGACCAGCAACTGGCCGCCGATCGCGCCACCCTGGCTGTGCGCCGCGCCGATCTGTTCGCCGCCGAAGCCGAGCAGGCCCGAGCACGCGCGGACGAGCGCCGGGTCGATGAGCTGGCCGAACGTGGTTCGGTGTCCATCCGTGAGCGCGACCAGGCCCGTGCCAGCGCCCGCGCGGCCGCCGCCAATGTGCGCAAAGCGCGGGCCGCCATCGAGATCGCAGAACAGACGCTCAAGGCCAGCGACATTTCCCGTGGCGGCCTGGAGGCGCGGGTACAGATTGCCGAGGCCACGCTGCGCCAGGCCGAGATCGACCTGGCCAACACCGAAATCATCGCCCCCGCAGCGGGCCGCGTCAGTGAGGTGGGGGTGCGCCTGGGCCAGTACGTTTCGGCCGGCTCACAGCTGCTCTTCCTGGTCCCGGCAAGGCTCTGGGTAATTGCCAACTACAAGGAAACCCAAACAGCGAACATGCGCCCCGGCCAGCCGGTCACCTTCGAAGTCGACGCGCTGGACGGCGCGCGCCTGACCGGACGTGTCGAGCGCCTGGCACCGGCGACCGGTTCCGAGTTCAGCGTCCTGCGCCCGGACAACGCCACCGGCAATTTCACCAAGGTGGTACAACGCCTGCCGGTGCGCATCGCCATCGACCCCGACCAGCCACTGGTTGAGCGCTTGCGTCCCGGCCTGTCGGTCATTACTCACGTGGACACCGCAGCGCAATGA